From one Plasmodium coatneyi strain Hackeri chromosome 9, complete sequence genomic stretch:
- a CDS encoding Ccaat-box dna binding protein subunit b has protein sequence MKNEEIYDSSRNVQNGDPSIKTEMKDDKDDSKMNGVLHDYIGNADMNVRYDADSNLNNKPKSTLESRNNLNDEYKYVYDNEVLASQEIKTISKIMKSKNMSCAQNASPENNFVHTSLPQIEGDESVGINQSGSFKSANNLNISYKLNCNDTEVGDYMYDVRRDSDVRRGRKSFQTNEVHREKIKTDSSHTLEESNMDGEGPHTYLSAQRGYICDESVSNQHYVKMQYKEMKGDGKEYLHFYKREKDDEQGLSECRGVDADFDAVESDINYYDEEGLRLDYEADQNDYQNYEAQKSVDKSEEDISDAPSSPTSEQGEKKILPIFKSNVDKTNGLEGIIANDNPTYTQVHNDRSNDSGLYRDGSNASLSGPPCANDSRDANNNGNEKEALDDVTWRSHKNDKEGTVESDSGDQSEDADNATSSLIEVDKSNEGGENGHVAYVRVEKGKDFQCSEQKVGHEKNVENDLSVTRMKSSSDDAEQKGEYGSNVTTVNSPPKEGRGNDYGEDGATTQEQKGIRNRNTECVRSKDNPREFKVTMLSNTNGKDNKDSLYSYMKASNTMDDTITSTISDNANEYELVEDGSEEKNEKEDPQIESENVQMGSPYYTVANNNKRRRDSFSNDEMNKERKLNSQNAALCGPHYASAYASPYASPYAPPEENANKTFILRAHGESHGEQKGDKTSYESCSKDEQYVNPQQGDQNKPGGNFVSYSKENLGGVIFVNRENITSVDPSYDNGKSFTIHRTFDKANVVEKDVQENVNSNGAYVPTHPQANGVDSGPNCKVERTDNFNDAPIEDNANGYSEHIQVSAKSVKDNCDEYIDMDNENNNLSDDCKNSSDDNMEKKDSSQFDGNDKKKIKPDSETLLPIANISRIMKRILPASAKVAKESKDIIRECVTEFIQFLTSEASDRCLRERRKTINGEDILFSMEKLGFNDYVEPLCKYLTKWKQLKGMSNSSNCQEKKCEGSKLLLEQNATMKKSLSDVNMNSSAIVGKEADNVILTKDSDHLMNNMYRNPNEIFENNINHME, from the exons atgaagaatgagGAAATTTACGACAGTTCACGAAATGTCCAAAATGGAGATCCATCGATTAAAACGGAGATGAAAGACGATAAGGATGATTCGAAAATGAATGGAGTTCTACACGATTACATAGGTAATGCAGACATGAATGTAAGGTACGATGCGGACAGCAATCTTAACAACAAGCCAAAATCCACATTGGAAAGTAGAAATAACCTGAACGATGAatacaaatatgtatacGATAATGAAGTTTTGGCTAGCCAGGAAATAAAAACCATTTCAAAAATcatgaaaagtaaaaatatgagTTGTGCGCAAAATGCTTCCCCTGAGAATAATTTTGTGCATACCAGTCTGCCTCAAATTGAGGGGGACGAATCGGTAGGCATTAATCAGAGTGGAAGTTTTAAAAGTGCCAACAATTTAAACATTAGTTATAAACTAAATTGTAACGACACGGAGGTGGGTGATTACATGTATGACGTGAGAAGAGACAGTGATGTCAGAAGGGGTAGGAAAAGTTTCCAAACTAATGAAGTTCATAGGGAAAAGATTAAAACGGATTCTTCCCACACGTTGGAGGAGTCCAATATGGATGGGGAGGGACCACATACCTACCTCAGTGCCCAACGGGGCTATATTTGTGATGAGTCAGTTTCTAATCAACATTATGTAAAGATGCAGTATAAAGAAATGAAGGGAGATGGGAAGGAGTAcctccatttttataaaagggAGAAAGATGATGAGCAGGGTCTGAGTGAATGTAGAGGGGTCGATGCCGATTTTGATGCGGTAGAATCGGATATAAATTATTACGATGAGGAGGGCTTACG CCTAGATTATGAAGCCGACCAGAATGACTACCAAAATTATGAAGCACAAAAAAGTGTAGACAAATCTGAGGAGGACATTTCAGACGCACCCTCCTCTCCCACAAGTGAACaaggtgagaaaaaaattctcccaATTTTCAAATCGAATGTCGATAAGACAAATGGTCTAGAAGGAATTATTGCCAATGATAATCCAACATATACACAAGTGCACAACGATCGTAGTAACGATAGTGGGTTATACAGAGACGGCAGTAACGCAAGTCTGAGTGGCCCACCCTGTGCAAACGATTCACGTGATGCAAATAATAATGGcaatgaaaaagaagctcTAGATGATGTTACGTGGCGGAGTCACAAAAACGACAAGGAGGGCACTGTCGAAAGTGATAGTGGTGATCAGAGCGAAGATGCAGATAACGCAACGAGTTCGCTTATCGAAGTGGATAAATCAAATGAGGGAGGTGAAAATGGGCATGTAGCATATGTCAGAGTGGAAAAGGGCAAAGATTTCCAATGTAGTGAACAAAAAGTAGGTCATGAGAAGAACGTGGAAAACGATTTGAGCGTGACGAGAATGAAGTCCTCCAGCGATGATGCAGAGCAGAAGGGGGAGTACGGCTCGAACGTGACTACTGTGAATAGCCCCCCGAAGGAAGGCAGGGGTAATGACTATGGTGAGGATGGTGCCACCACGCAGGAGCAGAAGGGAATAAGAAACCGCAATACAGAATGCGTGAGGAGTAAGGACAACCCAAGAGAATTCAAAGTGACCATGTTGAGTAACACAAACGGGAAGGATAACAAGGACAGTCTGTACTCCTACATGAAGGCAAGCAACACGATGGATGATACTATCACTAGCACGATAAGTGACAACGCAAATGAATACGAATTGGTGGAGGATGGcagtgaagagaaaaacgaaaaggaggaTCCCCAAATTGAGTCGGAAAATGTCCAAATGGGAAGTCCCTACTACACAGtggcaaataataataaaagacgAAGAGATAGCTTCTCCAACGATGAAATGAACAAGGAGAGGAAATTAAACAGTCAGAATGCAGCCCTCTGTGGACCCCACTATGCATCCGCTTATGCATCTCCTTATGCATCGCCTTATGCACCCCCTGAAGAGAATGCAAATAAAACCTTCATCCTACGTGCACATGGCGAATCGCATGGGGAACAGAAGGGAGATAAGACAAGCTACGAAAGTTGTAGCAAAGATGAACAATATGTTAACCCCCAACAAGGGGATCAAAACAAACCGGGAGGAAATTTTGTAAGTTATTCAAAGGAGAACCTTGGGGGGGTTATTTTCGTGAACAGGGAAAACATAACTAGTGTTGATCCCTCATATGACAATGGAAAGTCCTTTACCATACATAGAACATTTGACAAGGCCAATGTAGTGGAAAAAGATGTGcaggaaaatgtgaactctAACGGTGCATATGTACCAACTCACCCACAAGCCAATGGTGTGGATTCAGGTCCAAATTGTAAAGTAGAAAGAACCGATAATTTTAATGACGCCCCAATTGAGGATAACGCAAATGGTTATTCGGAGCATATTCAGGTGTCAGCCAAAAGTGTGAAGGACAATTGTGATGAATATATAGATATGGACAACGAAAATAATAACCTGTCCGATGATTGCAAAAATTCTAGTGATGATAATATGGAGAAAAAGGACTCAAGTCAGTTTGATGGAAATGACAAGAAGAAGATTAAACCGGACAGTGAGACATTATTGCCAATAGCGAATATAAGCAGAATTATGAAAAGAATTTTGCCGGCATCCGCTAAGGTGGCCAAGGAAAGTAAAGACATAATACGAGAGTGCGTCACGGAGTTTATACAGTTCCTGACGAGCGAG GCCAGCGACAGGTGCCTGAGGGAGAGGAGAAAGACCATCAACGGCGAGgacattttgttttccatGGAGAAATTGG GATTTAACGACTACGTTGAACCTCTTTGTAAGTACCTCACCAAGTGGAAGCAG CTCAAAGGAATGAGCAACTCTAGCAACTGCCAAGAGAAGAAATGTGAAGGTTCCAAGTTACTGCTTGAGCAAAACGCCACAATGAAGAAGAGCCTGAGCGACGTTAACATGAACAGCAGTGCAATTGTAGGCAAGGAAGCAGACAATGTCATCCTCACGAAGGATAGCGACCATTTGATGAACAACATGTACAGAAACCCAAACGAAATATTTGAAAACAATATAAATCACATGGAATAA
- a CDS encoding Kinesin-like protein yields MNDHIKVFLRIKPNVENLSKLKTEDCAIYKVNNNQLHLFEKKKSYNDTSELKTRTFNFNHIFDVDVQQSHVFELIGKNLINNFINGYNSSILAYGNTNSGKTYTLYGDGTDSENRQHHGLIYLSLSYFFHLQKSTEISVSIVEIYLEKIRDLGKIFQLSQLPTTTDDTIKYYSQFRDNLIREDEKGNTYVENITLLPIKNVDDVKNIINLCFKYRKTHATRKNLVSSRSHCLLTVYQHRLAKEKEFISQINYIDLAGSEKFNDIEMINKKELININNTLSVLNRVIIALSTQNKIGKNPDKAKTTDELKSEACSVPTVHIPYRDSKLTRLLKNSLNGNSFTYILICLNLNSHKIEDFINSLIFAKRCKMIKQKIKKNKVAKYSSQSDSSGSNSPSDENSYESFDSKGENYHFLAQQNKESDLHHLDTLAYNKRRNKNRAPNNRSDAMINKLLVLFTHIIKKKYNDLVKQKNSVANNLIKIIKFEENNQEELLRNKNYFKKILKKKKKELLINKEHLNRLIHAKGVKAINLRKYFQGEVRAHKHVVPDIKGQLSLNLPDGLHSMDIQGGEEYTSISLQKEKQNFVNQGGSTTPVLHGDVRQSGPKDISPNEDMATLDMDTPPVPFAASTASIASPPDDDPTNGTNDIKRTHADIDELFQMELNKLSEKIKMLIQLNFQNISLFTNINTLATILQNVYQKKYSVVLRNGKKTLNITNYNYDEFKKSCEFSSPPELELGDQTGEDDARLKGLDLDIVSLYRKINGKKVTHGQVDS; encoded by the exons ATGAACGACCACATCAAAGTCTTTCTGCGTATTAAACCTAACGTGGAAAATCTGTCCAAGTTAAAAACCGAAGACTGTGCCATATACAAAGTTAACAATAACCAGTTGCacttgtttgaaaaaaaaaaaagttacaatgATACCAGTGAGCTAAAAACGAGGACGTTCAACTTCAATCACATTTTCGATGTAGACGTTCAGCAGAGTCATGTATTTGAGCTGATCGGGAAGAATCTCATAAACAACTTCATCA ACGGGTATAACAGCTCCATCCTGGCATATGGAAACACAAACAGTGGGAAGACGTACACCCTCTATGGGGACGGGACTGACTCAGAGAACAGGCAACACCACGGGCTCATTTACTTATCCCTCAGCTACTTTTTCCACTTGCAAAAA AGCACTGAAATTTCAGTGTCCATCGTAGAGATATACCTCGAAAAAATCAGGGACTTGG GAAAGATATTCCAACTGTCGCAGTTGCCCACGACCACCGATGACACCATCAAGTATTACTCACAGTTTCGTGATAACCTAATTAGAGAAgatgaaaaggggaat ACGTACGTAGAAAACATCACTCTGCTGCCCATAAAGAACGTTGACGAT GTGAAGAACATTATAAACCTATGCTTCAAGTACAGGAAAACGCACGCCACCAGAAAAAATTTGGTATCCTCCAGATCTCATTGTCTACTAACAGTTTACCAGCACCGACTCGCCAA AGAAAAGGAATTCATTTCGCAGATAAACTACATCGATTTGGCTGGATCAGAAAAATTTAACGACATAGA gATGATTAACAAGAAGGAACTCATAAACATCAACAACACCTTGTCCGTCCTGAACCGAGTGATAATTGCGCTAAGCACCCAAAATAAAATCGGGAAAAATCCCGACAAAGCCAAAACAACGgatgaattaaaaagtgaAGCCTGCAGTGTTCCTACTGTGCACATTCCGTATAGGGACTCCAAGTTGACGAGATTACTGAAA AACAGCCTCAACGGGAACTCCTTCACATATATCCTGATATGCCTAAACCTGAACAGCCACAAAATAGAAGACTTTATAAACAGCTTAATATTCGCAAAGAGGTGCAAAATGATTaaacagaaaataaaaaaaaataaagtagcCAAATATTCATCCCAGTCGGACAGCTCAGGAAGTAACTCCCCTTCCGACGAAAACTCCTACGAAAGTTTCGATTCAAAAGGTGAAAATTATCATTTCTTAGctcaacaaaataaagaaagtgACCTCCACCATTTGGACACACTTGCTTAcaacaaaagaaggaacaaaaacaGAGCACCAAATAACAGAAGTGACGCAATGATTAACAAACTGCTAGTCCTGTTCACTCACatcattaaaaagaaatacaatGACTTagttaaacagaaaaattctgtagcaaacaatttaattaaaattataaagttTGAGGAAAACAACCAGGAAGAGTTGctcagaaataaaaattatttcaaaaaaattttgaaaaaaaaaaaaaaagaattactcATAAACAAGGAGCATTTAAATCGTCTTATTCATGCAAAGGGAGTTAAAGCGATAAACCTGAGAAAGTATTTTCAGGGTGAAGTTCGTGCACACAAACATGTGGTACCGGATATAAAAGGTCAGCTCAGTTTAAATCTTCCCGATGGGTTACATTCCATGGACATTCAGGGCGGGGAGGAATATACTTCCATCTCtctccaaaaggaaaaacaaaattttgtgaACCAAGGGGGGAGTACCACCCCCGTTTTGCATGGTGACGTGCGACAAAGTGGTCCAAAAGATATTAGTCCAAATGAAGACATGGCTACACTCGACATGGATACGCCCCCCGTACCCTTTGCCGCGTCAACTGCTTCCATTGCTTCACCCCCCGATGATGACCCAACCAACGGCACAAATGACATAAAACGAACACACGCAGACATCGATGAGCTATTCCAAATGGAGTTAAATAAATtgagtgaaaaaataaaaatgctaATCCAATTAAATTTTCAGAACATCTCCCTATTTACAAACATTAACACGTTAGCAACTATTCTTCAAAATGTGTACCAGAAAAAATACAGCGTCGTGCTGaggaacgggaaaaaaacgcTCAACATTACAAATTACAATTAtgatgaatttaaaaaatcgtGCGAGTTTTCCTCCCCACCAGAGTTAGAGTTGGGTGATCAGACGGGTGAGGACGATGCGCGTTTAAAAGGGCTCGATCTGGACATAGTTTCCCTGTATCGAAAgataaacggaaaaaaagttacacacGGGCAGGTAGACAGCTAG
- a CDS encoding Protein YIPF, which translates to MVATVPHFTNYEFTMDEPVKDTVIRDAKSIYKKILHICFHQYDDDNTVKKWDLWGSFIVYITLSIIIFLDKEVSDKKNTFAYFFFSFIVGHILVSLNLSLLHTNIHFFQLLCIISYAQFPLVFSSLINLLVPCQMLRLLFSLWSIVWSTYNCILILGKFIKKNRMLICFFPICLLQFFVATFLLIK; encoded by the exons ATGGTGGCAACAG tTCCACATTTTACGAATTATGAGTTCACGATGGATGAGCCTGTTAAGGACACAGTg ATACGAGACGCGAAAAGTATCTACAAGAAGATATTGCACATCTGCTTTCACCAGTACGATGACGATAACACCGTAAAGAAAT GGGATTTATGGGGATCCTTTATTGTCTACATAACACTGTCCAT aataatatttttagaTAAGGAAGTATCCGACAAGAAGAACACCtttgcatatttctttttttccttcatcgtTGGACATATTTTGGTTTCCCTCAATTTATCCCTGCTGCACACAAATAT ACACTTTTTTCAGCTCTTGTGCATCATTAGCTATGCCCAATTTCCGCTGGTGTTTTCCTCCCTCATAAATTTGCTCGTGCCTTGTCAAATGCTGCggcttttattttccctttggtCGATCGTCTGGTCCACGTACA aTTGCATCCTCATTTTGGGGaagtttataaaaaagaacaggatgctgatttgcttcttccctaTTTGCTTGCTGCAGTTTTTTGTTGCCACCTTTTTGTTGATTAAGTGA